A stretch of Marinitoga litoralis DNA encodes these proteins:
- the dnaJ gene encoding molecular chaperone DnaJ produces the protein MNQKKDYYEILGVSRNASPEEIKKAYRQLVKKWHPDRHQENKKEAEEKFKEIQEAYEVLSDPQKKSLYDRFGFVPENGNPPPNQGGRGGFEDLFEDLFGNFGNFGDSSSPFSDIFDMFMGGASSKRRQRSSKPPIKGEDKFFSITVDLKDVLNDIKKYVEYDRYAECKACKGTGAKNGDSFTTCPRCNGTGTIKEEERTFFGVFVRNYQCPTCNGEGKIIKERCDVCHGSGKVIVREKVEINIPAGVEDGYAFRIPGKGNDGKNGGPAGDLIIKVNVRNHPRFVRKGNNLETFVDIDYVQALLGDTIELELLNGKTTLKIPEGTNPGTVLVLKGHGVPDFRTGKYGDLYVKINVVIKKPGLREKKLLKEIAKIKKLGE, from the coding sequence TTGAATCAAAAAAAAGATTATTATGAAATATTAGGCGTTTCTAGAAATGCATCGCCAGAAGAAATAAAAAAAGCATATAGACAACTAGTAAAAAAATGGCATCCAGATAGACATCAAGAAAATAAAAAAGAGGCAGAAGAAAAATTTAAAGAAATTCAAGAGGCATATGAAGTATTGAGTGATCCACAAAAGAAATCATTATATGATAGATTTGGGTTTGTTCCAGAAAATGGGAATCCGCCACCAAATCAAGGTGGAAGAGGGGGATTTGAAGATTTATTTGAAGATTTATTTGGTAATTTTGGAAACTTTGGAGATTCTTCAAGTCCATTTTCTGATATTTTTGATATGTTTATGGGTGGTGCATCTTCAAAAAGAAGACAAAGATCTTCTAAGCCACCAATAAAAGGAGAAGATAAATTCTTTTCAATTACAGTGGATTTAAAAGATGTATTAAACGATATAAAAAAATATGTTGAATACGATAGATATGCAGAATGTAAAGCATGTAAGGGTACAGGAGCAAAAAATGGAGATAGTTTTACAACATGTCCTAGATGTAATGGAACAGGTACAATAAAAGAAGAAGAAAGAACATTTTTTGGTGTATTTGTTAGAAATTATCAATGCCCTACATGTAATGGTGAAGGAAAGATAATAAAAGAAAGATGTGATGTTTGTCATGGAAGCGGTAAAGTAATAGTTAGAGAAAAAGTAGAAATTAATATTCCTGCAGGTGTTGAAGATGGATATGCATTTAGAATTCCCGGAAAAGGAAATGATGGAAAAAACGGAGGTCCTGCAGGCGATTTAATTATTAAAGTAAACGTTAGAAATCATCCTAGATTTGTGAGAAAAGGGAATAATTTAGAAACTTTTGTAGATATCGATTATGTTCAAGCATTATTGGGAGATACAATAGAATTAGAATTATTAAATGGGAAAACAACATTAAAAATTCCAGAAGGTACAAATCCTGGAACAGTGTTAGTATTAAAAGGACATGGGGTACCTGATTTTAGAACTGGTAAATATGGGGATTTATATGTTAAAATAAATGTAGTAATAAAAAAACCCGGGTTAAGAGAGAAGAAACTATTAAAGGAAATCGCTAAAATAAAAAAATTGGGGGAATAG
- a CDS encoding YitT family protein, which produces MGKNIKKESFNYIIITIGTVLTALGIVLFLDPFSIVAGGISGLAIVLKNLFGWWLGLQMLIYNVFLFALGFWLLGIGFGFKSLYAATLLSVLIDYFEQGLHLDKMMKELLLNSSYNMDPLLMGAIYGGALTGIGLGLVIWRNASTGGTDIIALIINKYFHISSGKGLLLVDSLVTASAFLINPIVPMYGVITIFVTSKMIDTVVEGFESTRTVFVISEKCDKIKEKILKDLDRGVTIIEGKGGYTLKERNVLMVVLTRRELGELRRIIRDVDETAFVNILPNTETLGYGFKRLR; this is translated from the coding sequence TTGGGTAAAAATATAAAAAAAGAATCATTTAATTATATTATAATAACTATAGGAACCGTATTAACTGCATTAGGAATTGTGTTATTTCTTGATCCATTTTCTATTGTAGCAGGAGGAATAAGTGGATTAGCCATTGTTTTGAAAAATTTATTTGGTTGGTGGCTAGGGCTTCAAATGCTTATATATAACGTATTTTTGTTTGCATTAGGTTTCTGGTTATTGGGAATAGGATTTGGATTTAAGAGTTTATATGCTGCAACATTATTATCTGTATTAATTGATTATTTTGAACAAGGGCTACATTTAGATAAAATGATGAAAGAATTATTATTGAATTCAAGTTATAATATGGACCCATTATTAATGGGAGCAATATATGGTGGAGCTTTAACTGGAATAGGATTAGGTTTAGTAATTTGGAGAAATGCATCTACCGGTGGGACGGATATAATAGCTTTAATAATAAATAAATATTTTCATATATCTTCTGGTAAAGGTTTGTTATTAGTAGATTCTTTAGTTACAGCATCGGCTTTTTTAATAAATCCAATTGTTCCAATGTATGGTGTAATAACTATATTTGTTACATCTAAAATGATAGATACAGTTGTAGAAGGTTTTGAATCAACAAGAACGGTGTTTGTAATAAGTGAAAAATGTGATAAAATTAAAGAGAAAATACTAAAGGATTTGGATAGAGGAGTAACTATTATCGAAGGTAAAGGTGGATATACATTAAAAGAAAGAAATGTTTTAATGGTTGTATTAACAAGACGTGAATTGGGTGAATTAAGAAGAATTATTCGAGATGTAGACGAAACTGCTTTTGTTAATATATTGCCGAATACAGAAACTTTAGGGTATGGATTTAAAAGGCTAAGATAA
- a CDS encoding CNNM domain-containing protein, producing the protein MEDPSSYQQIIIMIVEIIGLLFLSAFFSASETALTSMSRLKVKDLIENEDDENVREKLHHFLQHPNQLLTTILVMNNLVNILVSSLTTAFIIELVPGNTGKVVGIVTGILTLAILIFGEITPKVYARENTEKFFNIVFPVISFLTYILKPIIWLLVKISNFFIKLFGGEKISEAPFITEDEIINYLDIGHEEGVIEKDEKFIMKRGLELKEISVKEIMTPRVDIVAISEDETLDDFVKLINEEGYSRIPIYKESIDNIIGVCYAKDLFKIIEKEGMKEDILQLNIKNLMHKVEYIPLTMKVRDVMKLFLEKHTHMAIVVDEYGGTAGLVTLEDILEELTGEILDEYDIVSEEINIVKLGKNVYLVNGTTPINDIERELDLELPETDFETIGGLLLEEFERFPKAGEKITLEGVIFEIVSVSKNKIDKVKITVKEDFNENKSGEN; encoded by the coding sequence GTGGAAGACCCCAGTAGTTATCAGCAGATTATTATAATGATAGTAGAAATTATAGGGTTGTTATTTCTATCGGCATTTTTTTCAGCATCTGAAACTGCTTTAACTTCAATGAGCAGATTAAAAGTAAAAGATTTAATTGAGAATGAAGATGATGAAAATGTAAGAGAAAAACTACATCACTTTTTGCAACATCCGAACCAATTATTGACGACTATATTAGTAATGAATAATTTGGTAAATATTTTAGTTTCCTCATTAACTACAGCATTTATTATCGAGTTGGTACCTGGAAATACTGGTAAAGTGGTCGGGATAGTAACTGGGATATTAACATTAGCTATTTTGATTTTTGGTGAAATAACGCCAAAAGTATACGCTAGAGAAAATACAGAAAAATTCTTTAATATAGTATTTCCGGTTATTTCATTTTTAACTTATATATTAAAGCCTATAATTTGGTTATTAGTTAAAATATCAAACTTTTTTATTAAACTATTTGGTGGAGAAAAAATTAGCGAAGCACCGTTTATTACAGAAGATGAAATAATAAATTATTTAGATATAGGTCATGAAGAGGGCGTTATTGAAAAAGATGAAAAGTTTATAATGAAAAGAGGACTTGAATTAAAAGAAATTTCTGTAAAAGAAATTATGACCCCAAGGGTAGATATTGTAGCTATTTCTGAAGATGAAACCTTAGATGATTTTGTTAAATTAATTAATGAAGAAGGATATTCAAGAATTCCGATATATAAGGAATCAATAGATAATATTATTGGTGTATGTTATGCTAAGGATTTATTTAAAATAATAGAAAAAGAAGGAATGAAAGAAGATATATTACAATTAAATATTAAAAATTTAATGCATAAGGTAGAGTATATTCCTTTAACTATGAAAGTTAGAGATGTTATGAAGTTGTTTTTAGAAAAACACACTCATATGGCTATAGTTGTCGATGAATATGGAGGTACAGCAGGATTAGTAACATTAGAGGATATATTAGAAGAATTAACTGGTGAAATATTAGATGAATATGATATTGTATCTGAAGAAATAAATATTGTTAAATTGGGTAAAAATGTTTATTTAGTCAATGGTACAACCCCAATTAATGATATAGAAAGAGAACTTGATTTAGAATTACCAGAAACAGATTTTGAAACTATTGGAGGATTATTATTAGAAGAGTTTGAAAGATTTCCAAAAGCAGGAGAAAAAATTACTCTTGAAGGAGTAATATTTGAAATAGTTTCTGTATCGAAAAATAAAATAGATAAGGTGAAAATTACTGTTAAGGAGGATTTTAATGAAAACAAATCCGGAGAAAATTGA
- the cdd gene encoding cytidine deaminase, with protein MKTNPEKIELLYEKAKEAMNKSYSPYSKFKVGAALITKSGKIYTGTNIENASYGLSMCAERTAIFKAVSEGEKDFETLVVIADTDGPVSPCGACRQVIAEFGVDEIVLTNLKKDFKIMSVEDLLPYGFSGEELDDKNSDN; from the coding sequence ATGAAAACAAATCCGGAGAAAATTGAATTATTATATGAAAAAGCAAAAGAAGCAATGAATAAATCCTATTCGCCATATTCAAAGTTTAAAGTTGGAGCTGCTTTAATAACTAAAAGCGGTAAAATTTATACAGGAACCAATATAGAGAACGCATCATATGGTTTATCGATGTGTGCAGAAAGAACAGCTATATTTAAAGCAGTATCAGAAGGAGAAAAAGACTTTGAAACATTAGTTGTTATAGCTGATACAGATGGACCAGTTAGTCCGTGTGGTGCATGTAGACAAGTTATTGCAGAGTTTGGAGTAGATGAAATTGTTTTAACTAATTTAAAAAAAGATTTTAAAATCATGAGCGTTGAAGATCTTCTTCCATATGGTTTTTCTGGAGAAGAATTAGATGATAAAAATTCTGATAATTGA
- a CDS encoding fused response regulator/phosphatase, whose protein sequence is MIKILIIDENNEQRSYLKEVLINSTILDDEIDVYEASNGLEGLKMAQYNEPNIVILEQQLKEIDGITLCKELASKKDIPIIFLTAIRDNEIKEQAFRAGASDYLIKPTHPYELLIRIKKHYDFYMLQKKLKDTLENYEKDIKIARIVQKGLLPKNKKNDNVVFDYIYISSHYTSGDMLDVIQLDDDKVFVYVYDISGHGVTSALLSIIVKQEIEQIIKEEYNLKDIVLKLEKRTKEHFFDGRYFTGIFAIISKNEIEYINIAHREMIFLKNREIEIDSETDFPMGVGLIHKDNLHVHKKKIDNDTMILLYTDGLLEVKDFDENSLYNLLSNIKNNDPEDIMHTIRTAINLYLDYNYPNDDITVLGLKIL, encoded by the coding sequence ATGATAAAAATTCTGATAATTGATGAAAATAATGAACAAAGATCATATTTAAAAGAAGTTTTAATAAATTCGACGATATTGGATGATGAAATAGATGTATATGAAGCATCAAATGGTTTAGAGGGGTTAAAAATGGCTCAGTATAATGAGCCAAATATTGTTATATTAGAGCAACAATTAAAGGAAATAGATGGTATAACACTTTGTAAAGAATTAGCAAGTAAAAAAGATATACCAATAATATTTTTAACAGCAATACGAGATAATGAAATAAAAGAACAAGCATTTAGAGCTGGCGCATCAGATTATTTAATAAAACCAACACATCCATATGAATTATTAATTAGAATAAAAAAACATTATGATTTTTATATGCTTCAGAAAAAATTAAAGGATACATTAGAAAATTATGAAAAAGATATAAAAATAGCTAGAATAGTACAAAAAGGGTTATTGCCGAAAAATAAAAAAAATGATAATGTAGTATTTGATTATATATATATTTCATCTCATTATACATCAGGTGATATGCTAGATGTAATCCAATTAGATGATGATAAGGTTTTTGTATACGTGTATGATATATCCGGACATGGAGTTACATCAGCACTATTATCAATTATTGTTAAACAAGAAATAGAACAAATAATAAAAGAAGAATACAATTTAAAGGATATAGTATTAAAACTAGAAAAAAGAACAAAAGAACATTTTTTTGACGGTAGATATTTTACAGGTATATTTGCTATTATATCTAAGAATGAGATCGAATATATTAATATAGCTCATAGGGAAATGATATTTTTGAAAAATAGAGAAATAGAAATAGATAGCGAAACAGATTTTCCTATGGGAGTTGGATTAATACATAAAGATAATTTGCATGTGCATAAAAAGAAGATAGATAATGATACGATGATATTATTATATACAGATGGATTATTAGAAGTAAAAGACTTTGATGAAAATTCATTATATAATTTATTATCTAATATAAAAAACAATGATCCAGAAGATATAATGCATACTATAAGAACTGCAATTAATCTTTATTTAGATTATAATTATCCAAATGACGATATAACTGTTTTGGGATTAAAAATACTTTAG
- a CDS encoding NUDIX domain-containing protein, with the protein MSLEHLEEKQLKEEKIFSGVLLDVRKSTVELPNGKESTREYVVHPGAVAVLPVEGEYVYLVEQYRFPIRNSLLEIPAGKFDKPGEEPLECGKRELEEEIGKKAKTWEYLGYIYTTPGFSNEVIHLYLAKDFENTEMNLDEDEFLEVKKLKIDEFENMIMKNEITDAKTIAAYTRAKLLGGI; encoded by the coding sequence ATGAGTTTAGAACATCTAGAAGAAAAACAATTAAAGGAAGAAAAAATTTTTTCTGGAGTGTTATTAGACGTTAGAAAAAGCACTGTAGAATTGCCAAATGGAAAAGAATCAACTAGAGAATATGTTGTTCATCCAGGAGCTGTTGCAGTTTTGCCAGTTGAAGGTGAGTATGTATATTTAGTTGAACAATATAGATTCCCAATTAGAAACAGTTTATTAGAGATTCCAGCAGGGAAATTTGATAAACCAGGTGAAGAACCTTTAGAATGTGGTAAAAGAGAATTAGAAGAGGAAATAGGTAAAAAAGCAAAAACATGGGAATATTTAGGATATATATACACCACTCCAGGTTTTTCTAATGAAGTTATACACCTTTATTTAGCAAAAGATTTCGAAAATACAGAAATGAATTTAGATGAAGATGAATTTTTAGAAGTAAAGAAATTAAAGATAGATGAATTCGAAAATATGATAATGAAAAATGAAATTACAGACGCTAAAACTATAGCAGCGTACACAAGAGCAAAATTATTAGGAGGGATATAA
- the gltX gene encoding glutamate--tRNA ligase, with protein MVRVRFAPSPTGFLHVGGARTALYNYLFAKKHNGTFVLRIEDTDIERSTKESEDQLIEALTWLGLDWDEGPNVKGEYGPYRQSERTYIYKQMTEKLINEGKAYYSYVYPEEMEEIKEKLAKEGKPPHYSYELLEPYNTEERKKEFAEKGLNPVVFFKMPRKAFSINDLIKGPVTFGEGAIGDFIIMRSNGLPTYNYAVVIDDMTMEITHVIRGDDHLSNTLRQVALYEAFGVKVPEFAHVSMILGPDGKKLSKRHGATSVEEFRNKGYLPEALVNYLALLGWSHPEGKEVMPLEEMIENFDLNRVNSSPAIFDNEKLKWMNGVYIRQANLDRIVKLSKPFIIEKGLLTEEQFENNKKWVTEAVDIVRESVEDLSQIPERLEIFLKDFEADLENEELKAFLEEDGVKNTIKLIHEKILNDPDWKVETILKNIKEAMKEAKPKKKPFYMSLRKILTDSFEGPDLVKTIHLIGRNRVLQRLERVVARW; from the coding sequence ATGGTTAGGGTAAGATTTGCACCAAGTCCAACAGGTTTTTTACATGTAGGAGGAGCAAGAACTGCATTATATAATTATTTATTTGCAAAAAAGCATAATGGTACATTTGTTTTGAGAATTGAAGATACAGATATTGAAAGATCAACAAAAGAATCAGAAGATCAATTAATAGAAGCTTTAACATGGTTGGGTTTAGATTGGGATGAAGGACCAAATGTAAAAGGTGAATATGGACCATATAGACAAAGTGAAAGAACATATATATACAAACAAATGACTGAAAAATTAATTAATGAAGGGAAAGCATATTATTCATATGTATATCCTGAAGAAATGGAAGAAATAAAAGAAAAATTAGCTAAAGAAGGTAAACCACCACATTATTCATATGAATTATTAGAACCATATAATACTGAAGAAAGAAAAAAAGAATTTGCTGAAAAAGGATTAAATCCAGTAGTATTTTTTAAAATGCCAAGGAAAGCATTTTCAATTAATGATTTAATTAAAGGGCCAGTAACATTTGGGGAAGGTGCAATTGGAGATTTTATTATCATGAGAAGCAATGGATTACCTACATATAATTATGCAGTTGTTATAGATGATATGACAATGGAAATTACTCATGTAATTAGAGGAGATGATCACTTATCCAATACATTAAGACAGGTAGCATTATATGAAGCTTTTGGTGTAAAAGTACCAGAATTTGCACATGTTTCAATGATTTTAGGACCAGATGGAAAAAAATTATCCAAAAGACATGGAGCAACATCTGTTGAAGAGTTTAGGAATAAGGGGTATTTACCAGAAGCATTAGTAAATTATTTGGCATTATTAGGATGGTCTCACCCTGAAGGAAAAGAAGTAATGCCATTAGAAGAAATGATAGAAAACTTTGATTTAAATAGAGTAAATTCTAGTCCAGCTATTTTTGATAATGAAAAATTAAAATGGATGAATGGTGTATATATTAGACAAGCGAATTTAGATAGAATAGTAAAATTATCAAAACCATTCATTATTGAAAAAGGATTATTAACAGAAGAACAATTTGAAAATAATAAAAAATGGGTAACAGAAGCAGTTGATATTGTAAGAGAATCTGTTGAAGATTTATCTCAAATCCCTGAAAGATTAGAAATATTCTTAAAAGATTTCGAAGCTGATTTAGAAAATGAAGAGTTAAAAGCATTTTTAGAAGAAGATGGAGTAAAAAATACAATTAAATTAATACATGAAAAAATTTTAAATGATCCTGATTGGAAAGTTGAAACAATCTTAAAGAATATAAAAGAAGCTATGAAAGAAGCAAAACCTAAAAAGAAACCATTCTATATGTCATTAAGAAAAATATTAACAGATTCTTTTGAAGGACCTGATCTAGTAAAAACTATTCATTTAATAGGAAGGAATAGGGTTTTACAAAGATTAGAAAGAGTGGTGGCAAGATGGTAA
- the cysS gene encoding cysteine--tRNA ligase: MKIFDTLKGDLVDFEPIEKNHVRMYVCGPTIYNLIHVGNARPMIVFDAFRRFLEYVGYKVTMVQNFTDIDDKIINKANEEGVPFEEIAERYIVEYWKDSYNLRIRAANYHPKTSNYVSEIIEFIEDLIKKGFAYESAGDVYFDVSKFEKYGELSHRNPDDMISGARIEISDKKKNPLDFTLWKAAKEGEPYWESPWGKGRPGWHIECSVMSNCLLGDTFDIHAGGNDLVFPHHENEKAQSEARHGKTFAKYWMHNGMIKFSGEKMSKSIGNIWLVRELVKTYDADTIKTFILSKHYRTPLDFTEEGLNAQKKSVKRVNDALKRVEEKYNDHVPYIPKSDYMKEKIKEFIDYLSLDFNTPKAIALIFDLVNELNKTDKEQRVLEIYHLIRNEFGPVLGIFELPTKEEKALKTEELMNILIDVRNALRKEKNFQLSDYIRDTLKGVGIILKDTPEGTKYEIE; this comes from the coding sequence ATTAAAATTTTTGACACGTTAAAAGGAGATTTGGTGGATTTTGAGCCCATTGAAAAAAATCATGTTAGAATGTATGTTTGTGGCCCAACAATATACAATTTAATTCATGTTGGAAATGCAAGACCTATGATTGTTTTTGATGCATTTAGAAGATTTTTAGAGTATGTTGGGTACAAGGTAACTATGGTTCAAAATTTTACAGATATCGATGATAAGATAATAAATAAAGCTAATGAAGAAGGAGTTCCTTTTGAAGAAATAGCAGAAAGATATATAGTTGAATATTGGAAAGACTCATATAATTTAAGAATAAGAGCTGCAAATTATCATCCTAAAACATCTAATTATGTTTCAGAAATAATAGAATTTATAGAAGATCTTATAAAAAAAGGATTTGCATACGAATCAGCAGGAGATGTGTATTTTGATGTTTCAAAATTTGAAAAATATGGAGAATTATCTCATAGAAATCCAGATGATATGATATCTGGAGCTAGAATTGAAATATCAGATAAAAAGAAAAACCCATTAGATTTTACATTATGGAAAGCTGCTAAAGAAGGAGAACCATATTGGGAAAGTCCTTGGGGAAAAGGAAGACCAGGTTGGCACATTGAATGTTCAGTAATGTCTAATTGTCTCCTTGGTGATACTTTTGATATACATGCTGGTGGAAATGATTTAGTATTCCCACATCATGAAAATGAAAAAGCACAATCAGAAGCAAGACATGGAAAAACTTTTGCAAAATATTGGATGCATAATGGTATGATTAAATTTTCCGGAGAGAAAATGTCAAAATCTATTGGTAATATATGGTTAGTTAGAGAATTAGTAAAAACATATGATGCTGATACTATTAAAACATTTATATTGTCAAAACATTATAGAACACCACTTGACTTTACAGAAGAAGGACTAAATGCACAAAAGAAATCTGTGAAAAGAGTAAATGATGCATTAAAAAGAGTAGAAGAAAAATATAATGATCATGTTCCATATATTCCAAAATCTGATTATATGAAAGAAAAAATAAAAGAATTTATTGATTATTTATCTTTAGATTTCAATACACCTAAAGCTATAGCATTAATATTTGATTTAGTAAATGAATTAAATAAAACTGATAAAGAACAAAGAGTATTAGAAATATATCATTTAATAAGAAATGAGTTTGGACCAGTTTTAGGTATTTTTGAATTACCAACAAAAGAAGAAAAAGCATTAAAAACAGAAGAATTAATGAACATATTAATTGATGTTAGAAATGCTTTAAGAAAAGAAAAGAATTTCCAATTAAGTGATTATATTAGAGATACATTAAAAGGTGTTGGAATAATATTAAAAGATACACCGGAGGGAACTAAATACGAAATAGAATAA
- a CDS encoding GAF domain-containing sensor histidine kinase, whose translation MNCENDILSNFELMAELSTKFTGEENEKEFMKKLLSVAVESIPEAEAGTIWLIDNTLYKAVAGYNYNEKIIENLIVPLEDSYIYNHIDREDIIEIDSFEEYKSPSQIFKESIFMLHEKHEKMITLAYPLKVGNKIKGHIYIDNFKLNKFSETAKKSLKIFGSFASTFLTLKALRDEEKSANELNRIYLSFITHEIRTPLTSILGYAEGILRSKNDLSKDEIVDLVKKIYLSSKHMNSLISDLSTFNKLNREEELNIAELHLKFLIYESISIVEPQLSPEVELNIKFGEDIPEMIETDPVKMKQILVNIVGNAIKYTDEGYVNVKIDFDEKTKEYIIIVEDSGPGMPKEKLNEIFKPFVRLAKNKPGSGLGLAIVKKLIEQLKGRISIDSEVNKGTTVELRFPQHI comes from the coding sequence ATGAACTGCGAAAATGATATTTTATCTAATTTTGAGTTAATGGCTGAGCTATCCACAAAGTTTACTGGTGAAGAAAATGAAAAAGAGTTTATGAAAAAATTATTATCTGTTGCTGTAGAAAGTATTCCAGAAGCAGAAGCTGGAACAATATGGCTTATAGATAATACATTGTATAAGGCAGTAGCTGGATATAATTATAATGAAAAGATTATAGAAAATTTAATAGTTCCATTAGAAGATTCATATATCTATAATCACATAGATAGAGAAGATATAATTGAAATTGATTCATTTGAAGAATATAAAAGCCCATCACAAATTTTTAAAGAAAGCATTTTTATGCTACATGAAAAACATGAAAAGATGATAACTTTAGCCTATCCACTAAAAGTAGGTAATAAAATTAAAGGTCATATATATATAGATAATTTCAAATTAAACAAATTTAGTGAAACAGCTAAAAAATCATTAAAAATATTTGGTAGTTTCGCTTCAACTTTTTTAACTTTAAAAGCTTTGAGAGATGAAGAGAAAAGCGCAAATGAATTAAATAGAATTTATTTAAGTTTTATAACACATGAGATAAGAACGCCTTTAACATCAATTCTTGGATATGCTGAAGGTATTTTAAGAAGCAAAAATGATTTATCAAAAGATGAAATAGTTGATTTAGTAAAAAAAATATATTTAAGTTCAAAACATATGAATTCATTAATATCTGATCTTTCAACATTTAATAAATTAAATAGAGAAGAAGAATTAAATATTGCTGAATTACATTTAAAATTTTTAATATATGAATCAATATCTATAGTAGAACCTCAACTTTCTCCGGAGGTTGAATTGAATATAAAATTTGGAGAAGATATTCCAGAAATGATAGAAACTGATCCAGTGAAAATGAAGCAAATATTAGTAAATATTGTTGGAAATGCAATAAAATATACCGATGAAGGGTATGTGAATGTAAAAATTGATTTTGATGAAAAGACAAAAGAATATATTATTATAGTTGAAGATAGTGGACCAGGAATGCCAAAAGAAAAGTTAAATGAAATATTTAAACCATTTGTAAGACTTGCTAAAAATAAACCTGGAAGTGGTTTGGGATTAGCTATAGTAAAGAAGCTAATTGAGCAATTAAAAGGAAGAATTAGTATAGATTCAGAAGTTAATAAAGGTACTACTGTAGAATTAAGATTTCCACAACATATATAA